One Deltaproteobacteria bacterium genomic region harbors:
- a CDS encoding rubrerythrin family protein: protein MSKTLDNLKTAFSGESQANRKYLAFAKKAEEDGLPQIAKLFRAAAEAETIHAHAHLRLMKGIGSTAENLKEAVAGETYEFKSMYPEMITDAQAEGEKAAERYFGFANQAEECHANLYAKAAEQMGELAGVDYYVCSVCGHIDEGQPTDKCPICGAAPKAYNLVA, encoded by the coding sequence GTGAGCAAGACCCTGGATAATTTGAAAACAGCATTTTCCGGAGAATCCCAGGCCAACCGCAAATATCTGGCTTTCGCCAAGAAAGCAGAGGAAGACGGATTGCCCCAGATCGCCAAGTTGTTCCGGGCCGCGGCCGAGGCGGAAACCATCCATGCCCATGCCCACCTGCGGCTGATGAAGGGCATTGGCTCCACGGCCGAAAATCTGAAGGAAGCCGTGGCCGGAGAGACATACGAATTCAAGTCCATGTATCCGGAAATGATTACTGACGCCCAGGCCGAGGGAGAAAAGGCGGCCGAGCGTTATTTTGGGTTTGCCAATCAGGCCGAGGAATGCCACGCCAATCTGTATGCCAAGGCCGCCGAACAGATGGGCGAGCTGGCTGGCGTTGATTACTACGTCTGTAGTGTATGCGGGCACATCGACGAGGGACAGCCCACGGACAAGTGCCCCATTTGCGGCGCCGCGCCCAAGGCGTACAACCTTGTCGCCTAG
- a CDS encoding DUF3375 domain-containing protein translates to MTLDYVTLDHLRLDHPAWRLLRSDHAPLVASFLHKVFIAPNTRLMTQADLAEMLEDELFALRDLLGPDAFPRPALFYLNDWAGPDKGWLRKFYQAGSDEPFFDLTPDTEKAIIWLGSLTAREFVGTESRILTLFELLRQISQGSEADPDARLADLHRRRRELDVEITRIQGGDVPLLDDTALKERFQQFQQLARELLTDFREVEQNFRALDRRVRERIALWAGSKGELLEDVMGERDAIADSDQGRSFRAFWDFLMSSRRQEELTTLLDRVLTLPPVAELRPEPRTRRIHYDWLEAGEHTQRTVAQLSQQLRRFLDDQAWLENRRIMDILRAIEAKALDLRQNPPTGDMMDMPELGADIRLPMERPLHTPAAKLVIADTALAQGQADLDTSALFAHAVIDKSRLLANIRRALQDRPQVTLAELCLQAPLEHGLEELLTYLQLADTKTVVDDTVTDTIVWKSTAPDGLEQDKQARLPRVIFVR, encoded by the coding sequence ATGACCCTCGATTACGTCACTCTCGACCATTTGCGCCTCGACCACCCGGCATGGCGGCTCCTGCGCTCGGACCACGCCCCGCTCGTGGCCAGCTTTCTGCACAAGGTCTTCATCGCGCCCAACACGCGCCTCATGACCCAGGCCGATCTGGCCGAAATGCTGGAAGATGAACTCTTCGCCCTGCGCGACCTGCTCGGACCCGACGCCTTCCCCCGACCCGCCCTGTTTTATCTGAACGACTGGGCCGGCCCGGACAAGGGGTGGTTGCGAAAATTCTACCAAGCCGGATCCGACGAACCGTTTTTCGATCTCACTCCGGACACGGAAAAGGCCATCATCTGGCTGGGCAGCCTGACCGCGCGTGAATTCGTGGGCACGGAATCGCGCATCCTGACACTGTTCGAACTGCTGCGCCAGATCAGCCAGGGCAGCGAGGCCGATCCCGACGCCCGCCTGGCCGATCTGCACCGCCGCCGACGCGAGCTCGACGTGGAGATCACCCGCATCCAGGGCGGCGACGTGCCGCTTCTGGACGACACGGCCCTCAAGGAACGTTTCCAGCAGTTCCAGCAACTGGCCAGGGAGCTGCTCACGGATTTTCGCGAGGTGGAGCAAAACTTCCGCGCCCTGGATCGCCGCGTCCGCGAGCGCATCGCCCTATGGGCTGGGTCCAAGGGCGAACTTCTGGAAGACGTCATGGGCGAACGCGACGCCATCGCCGATTCGGACCAGGGCCGTAGCTTCCGCGCCTTCTGGGATTTCTTGATGTCCAGTCGCCGCCAGGAGGAACTGACCACGTTGCTCGACCGGGTCCTGACCCTGCCACCCGTGGCCGAGCTCCGGCCCGAACCGCGCACCCGGCGCATCCACTACGACTGGCTGGAGGCCGGTGAGCACACCCAGCGCACCGTGGCCCAGCTGTCCCAGCAGTTGCGCCGCTTTCTGGACGACCAAGCCTGGCTGGAAAACCGACGCATCATGGACATCCTGCGCGCCATCGAGGCCAAGGCCCTGGATCTGCGCCAAAATCCGCCCACCGGCGATATGATGGACATGCCCGAACTCGGGGCCGACATCCGCCTGCCCATGGAACGTCCCCTGCACACTCCGGCCGCCAAGCTGGTCATCGCGGACACGGCCCTGGCCCAGGGCCAGGCCGATCTGGATACCTCGGCCCTCTTCGCCCACGCGGTCATCGACAAGAGCCGGCTGCTCGCCAACATCCGCCGCGCCCTGCAGGACCGTCCCCAAGTCACCCTGGCCGAACTCTGTCTCCAGGCACCGCTGGAACACGGCCTGGAGGAATTGTTGACCTATCTGCAACTGGCCGACACCAAAACCGTGGTCGATGACACCGTCACCGACACCATCGTCTGGAAAAGCACCGCTCCCGATGGCCTGGAACAGGACAAACAAGCGCGGCTGCCGCGCGTTATCTTCGTGAGGTAG
- a CDS encoding DUF4194 domain-containing protein: protein MTEPSLHGTRPTELSTVVVPLLKGVLYEDNDAPAWAALLRFQARVRDYVAVLGLELVLDEAEGYAFLRSRLHDDADNDAKRPRLVARRPLSFPVSLLLALLRKKLAESDASGGDTRLVLTRDDIVELIRVFLPATTNETRLVDQIDAHINKIIDLGFLRRLKSGDQTGGQGAFEVRRILKAFVDAQWLAEFDARLAAYHAQLTATPETGHE from the coding sequence ATGACCGAACCCAGCTTGCACGGCACGCGCCCGACCGAATTGTCCACGGTGGTCGTGCCCCTTTTGAAAGGCGTCCTCTACGAGGACAACGACGCCCCCGCCTGGGCCGCCCTGCTGCGTTTCCAGGCCAGGGTCCGCGACTATGTCGCGGTGCTCGGCCTGGAACTGGTCCTGGACGAGGCCGAAGGATACGCCTTTCTGCGCTCCAGGCTTCACGATGACGCGGACAACGACGCCAAACGGCCACGGCTCGTCGCCAGACGCCCCCTGTCCTTTCCGGTCAGCCTGCTGCTGGCCCTGCTGCGCAAGAAACTGGCCGAGTCCGATGCCTCGGGCGGCGATACCCGGTTGGTCCTGACCCGCGACGACATCGTCGAGCTGATCCGGGTCTTTTTGCCCGCGACCACCAACGAAACACGCCTGGTCGATCAGATCGACGCCCATATCAATAAGATCATCGACCTCGGCTTTCTGCGACGCCTCAAAAGCGGCGACCAGACCGGAGGCCAGGGCGCCTTCGAGGTCCGACGCATCCTGAAGGCCTTTGTCGATGCCCAGTGGCTGGCCGAATTCGACGCCCGCCTGGCCGCGTATCACGCCCAACTGACCGCCACGCCGGAGACCGGCCATGAATGA
- a CDS encoding ATP-dependent exonuclease SbcCD, C subunit-like protein, with the protein MNELLPESRDGALSGFRLERLEVYNWGTFDGRIWTLDANGTNTLLTGDIGSGKSTLVDAVTTLLVPAQRVAYNKAAGADSRERSLRSYVLGYYKSERNEISGASKPVALRDANSYSVILGVFHNRGFDQTVTLAQVFWMTERQGQPARVYVGAEGELSIAGDFARFGPDINALRKKLRNLGVETFESFPPYGAWFRRRFGIDNDQAMELFHQTVSMKSVGNLTDFVRNHMLEPFDVGPRITALINHFEDLNRAHESVLKAKRQVGMLVPLIEDCDRHAALATGVEAEQACREALRPWFATLRLDLLDKRATSLAEDWERQNARIARLEERRDGLRAEEGDLRRNIAANGGDRLEWLDAEIRKKNQDRQARERKATRYADLIWALGETPATDETAFPRQRQELAALAEAATDRDTSLQNDRTEHEVALRQGKAEHDVLCAEIASLKARRSNIPAEQVAMRQAMCRELGLREADMPYAGELLQVREEERDWEGAAERVLRGFGLSLLVPDKHYAEVAAWVDRTHLRGRLVYYRVRPGGRGERPTLDRDCLARKLAIKTDSPFYDWLDRELPHRFNIVCCSTQDQFHRATRAITRAGQIKAPGERHEKDDRHRLDDRGRFVLGWTNAAKIEALEAKRGRLEAQLGELGGRVATILAEQARLKERLNILSKLDEYTEFRELDWQGLAMEVAALEKEKQALESASDVLKTLTTRLGEVHADLLSLDATLEEHKDARSKTEQRLSDTQALRVQTQAIVDAAPPMDRTGYFARLDALRQEALGEHRLTVESCAGYEQAMREWMQAHIDAEHKKIARLRDKIITAMSAYRAAFPLETQDTDAAMESAGEFRSMLDQLQADDLPRFEARFKELLNENTIREVANFNSQLMRERETIKERIARINESLHQIDYNPGRFIVLESQPTPDADIRDFQSELRACTDGALTGPEDLQYSESKFLQVKGIIERFQGREGTTDLDKRWRDKVTDVRNWFLFAASERWKEDGTEFEHYSDSGGKSGGQKEKLAYTILAASLAYQFGLEWGASRSRSFRFVVIDEAFGRGSDESAQYGLKLFGQLGLQLLIVTPLQKIHVIEPFISGVGFVHNADGRSSKVRNLTIEEYREEKARLAAK; encoded by the coding sequence ATGAATGAACTTCTGCCCGAAAGCCGCGACGGCGCCTTGTCCGGATTCCGCCTGGAGCGCCTGGAAGTCTACAACTGGGGTACTTTTGACGGCCGGATCTGGACCCTGGACGCCAACGGCACGAACACCCTGCTCACGGGCGACATCGGCTCCGGCAAATCGACCCTGGTCGACGCCGTGACCACCCTTTTGGTCCCGGCCCAACGCGTCGCCTACAACAAGGCCGCCGGCGCGGACAGCCGCGAGCGCAGTCTGCGCTCCTACGTGCTGGGGTACTACAAATCCGAACGCAACGAAATCAGCGGCGCGTCCAAGCCCGTGGCCCTGCGCGACGCCAATTCCTACTCGGTCATCCTGGGCGTGTTCCACAACCGGGGCTTCGACCAGACCGTGACCCTGGCCCAGGTTTTCTGGATGACCGAACGCCAGGGCCAGCCGGCCCGCGTCTATGTGGGCGCCGAGGGCGAGTTGTCCATCGCCGGGGATTTCGCCCGCTTCGGCCCGGACATAAACGCCCTGCGCAAAAAACTACGTAACCTCGGCGTCGAGACCTTCGAGTCCTTCCCGCCCTACGGGGCCTGGTTCCGCCGCCGCTTCGGCATCGACAACGACCAGGCCATGGAGCTTTTCCACCAAACCGTGTCCATGAAATCCGTCGGCAACCTGACGGATTTCGTGCGCAACCACATGCTCGAACCCTTTGACGTGGGACCGCGCATCACGGCCCTGATCAACCATTTCGAGGATCTGAACCGCGCCCACGAATCGGTTCTCAAGGCCAAGCGCCAGGTCGGAATGCTCGTCCCCCTGATCGAGGATTGCGACCGCCACGCCGCCCTGGCCACCGGGGTCGAGGCCGAACAGGCCTGCCGCGAAGCCCTGCGCCCCTGGTTCGCGACCCTCAGGCTGGACCTGCTGGACAAACGCGCCACCTCCCTGGCCGAGGACTGGGAACGCCAGAACGCGCGCATCGCCCGCCTGGAAGAGCGTCGTGACGGGTTACGCGCCGAGGAGGGGGATCTGCGGCGCAACATCGCGGCCAACGGTGGCGACCGCCTGGAATGGCTGGACGCGGAAATCCGCAAGAAAAACCAGGATCGTCAGGCCCGCGAGCGCAAGGCCACGCGGTACGCCGACCTCATCTGGGCCCTGGGCGAGACGCCGGCCACGGACGAAACCGCCTTCCCGCGCCAGCGCCAGGAACTGGCCGCCCTGGCCGAAGCCGCCACGGACCGCGACACGAGCCTGCAAAACGACCGCACCGAACACGAAGTGGCCCTGCGCCAGGGCAAGGCCGAACACGATGTGCTGTGCGCCGAAATCGCCAGCCTCAAGGCCCGGCGCAGCAACATTCCGGCCGAACAGGTGGCCATGCGCCAGGCCATGTGTCGCGAACTCGGCCTGCGCGAAGCGGACATGCCCTATGCCGGCGAACTGTTGCAGGTACGCGAGGAGGAGCGGGACTGGGAAGGCGCGGCCGAGCGCGTCCTGCGTGGTTTTGGCCTGTCCTTGCTGGTGCCGGACAAACACTACGCCGAGGTCGCGGCCTGGGTCGATCGAACCCACCTGCGCGGCCGGCTGGTCTATTACCGGGTGCGACCCGGCGGACGCGGCGAACGCCCGACCCTGGACCGCGATTGTCTGGCCCGCAAACTGGCCATCAAAACCGACTCGCCCTTTTACGACTGGCTGGATCGGGAACTGCCCCATCGTTTCAACATCGTCTGCTGCTCCACCCAGGACCAGTTCCACCGCGCCACCCGGGCCATCACCCGCGCCGGACAGATCAAGGCTCCGGGCGAACGCCATGAAAAGGACGATCGGCACCGCCTGGACGATCGCGGCCGGTTTGTCCTGGGCTGGACCAACGCGGCCAAGATCGAGGCCCTGGAGGCCAAGCGGGGCCGCCTTGAAGCCCAACTCGGCGAGCTGGGCGGACGTGTCGCCACCATCCTGGCCGAGCAGGCCAGGCTCAAGGAACGTCTGAATATCCTGTCCAAGCTCGATGAATACACCGAATTCCGCGAGCTGGACTGGCAAGGACTGGCCATGGAGGTGGCCGCGCTGGAGAAGGAAAAACAGGCCTTGGAATCGGCCTCGGATGTGCTCAAAACCCTGACCACGCGGCTTGGCGAGGTGCACGCCGACCTGCTCAGTCTGGACGCGACCCTGGAGGAGCACAAGGACGCGCGCTCCAAGACCGAGCAACGGCTCTCGGACACCCAGGCCCTGCGCGTCCAGACCCAGGCCATCGTGGACGCCGCGCCCCCAATGGACCGGACCGGGTATTTCGCCCGTCTGGACGCCCTGCGCCAGGAGGCCCTGGGCGAACACCGGCTGACAGTGGAATCCTGCGCCGGGTACGAACAGGCCATGCGCGAATGGATGCAGGCCCACATCGACGCCGAGCACAAAAAAATCGCCCGACTGCGCGACAAGATCATCACGGCCATGAGCGCCTACCGCGCGGCCTTTCCCCTGGAAACCCAGGACACGGACGCGGCCATGGAGTCGGCCGGGGAATTCCGGTCCATGCTGGACCAACTCCAGGCCGACGACCTGCCCCGGTTCGAGGCCCGCTTCAAGGAGCTGCTCAATGAAAACACCATCCGCGAGGTGGCCAATTTCAACTCCCAGCTGATGCGCGAGCGCGAGACCATCAAGGAGCGTATCGCCCGCATCAACGAATCCCTGCACCAGATCGACTACAATCCGGGCCGGTTCATCGTGCTCGAATCCCAACCCACGCCCGACGCCGACATCCGCGATTTCCAGAGCGAGTTGCGGGCCTGCACCGACGGCGCCCTGACCGGCCCCGAGGATCTTCAGTATTCCGAATCCAAATTCCTCCAGGTCAAGGGCATCATCGAACGCTTCCAGGGCAGGGAAGGGACCACGGACCTGGACAAACGCTGGCGGGACAAAGTCACGGACGTGCGCAACTGGTTCTTGTTCGCGGCCAGCGAGCGCTGGAAGGAAGACGGCACCGAATTCGAGCACTATTCGGACTCGGGTGGCAAATCCGGCGGACAAAAGGAAAAGCTGGCCTACACCATCCTGGCCGCCAGCCTGGCCTATCAGTTCGGCCTGGAATGGGGGGCGTCCCGGTCCCGGTCCTTCCGCTTCGTGGTCATCGACGAAGCCTTTGGCCGGGGATCGGACGAATCGGCCCAATACGGTCTGAAGCTTTTCGGGCAACTCGGCCTGCAACTGCTCATCGTCACGCCCTTGCAGAAAATCCATGTCATCGAACCGTTCATTTCCGGAGTCGGCTTCGTGCACAACGCGGATGGCCGGTCCTCCAAGGTGCGCAACCTGACCATCGAGGAATACCGGGAGGAAAAGGCCCGGCTGGCGGCCAAATGA
- a CDS encoding bifunctional (p)ppGpp synthetase/guanosine-3',5'-bis(diphosphate) 3'-pyrophosphohydrolase has product MIRITDILDQASSYLPASDVALIQKAYVFSAAAHAGQLRLSGEPYLSHPLEVSHILADLRLDAATIVAGLLHDTVEDTDASIQQITDEFGPEVAAIVAGVTKISKMNFESKEQAQAENIRKMILAMADDIRVILVKLADRLHNISTLEFQKAHKQRAIAQETMGIYAPLANRLGLYRIKVQLENLSLKYLKPDVYAQISEGIVRSQEQGQAYIDKVCAMIQKVLAENDVQGRVKGRIKHIYSIYHKMKQRGLTLDQIFDIIAFRVIVNNLRECYTVLGLVHSLWKPVPGKFKDYISMPKANMYQSLHSTVIGPDGERIEIQIRTEEMHQLAENGVAAHWAYKERGSKKVKDADRFAWLRQILDLEGDLKDSREFMSSLSLELFQDEVYVFTPKGQVKELPEGGTPVDFAYAIHTEIGNHCSGAKVNGRIVPLNTPLKNGDTVEIFTDASRSPSRDWLQFVKSGKARSRIKHWIGTEERERSLTLARELLEKEGRRLGINTAKVLKSGEFEALAKEFSFKQVDDLLSAVGHGRITARQVLRKLLPKEEQKPEERKTQDRPGATPAKPKDPGDAISIKGVDGVLIRYAQCCNPLPGDPIIGYISRGLGVTIHTQDCPNVANMEPERLLDVSWGGQEEESKVLPARIKVVCKNQRGVLGQVSGLLAREGVNIDSGQFSSGVDGMSELDLVIEVKTTTQLYSVIDKLRKLDAVHEVVRAVAG; this is encoded by the coding sequence ATGATTCGTATCACCGACATCCTGGACCAGGCGTCCTCGTATCTTCCTGCTTCCGACGTGGCGCTGATTCAGAAGGCCTATGTCTTTTCCGCCGCGGCGCATGCCGGCCAGCTTCGCCTGTCGGGTGAGCCCTATTTGTCCCATCCTCTCGAAGTCAGCCATATCCTTGCGGATCTGCGTTTGGACGCGGCCACCATCGTGGCCGGTCTGCTTCACGACACGGTCGAGGACACGGACGCGAGCATCCAGCAGATCACCGATGAGTTCGGCCCGGAAGTGGCGGCCATCGTGGCCGGCGTGACCAAGATCAGCAAGATGAATTTCGAGTCCAAGGAACAGGCCCAGGCCGAGAATATCCGCAAGATGATCCTGGCCATGGCCGACGATATCCGGGTCATCCTGGTCAAGCTGGCCGACCGTCTGCACAACATTTCCACCCTGGAGTTTCAGAAGGCGCACAAGCAGCGCGCCATTGCCCAGGAAACCATGGGCATCTACGCGCCCCTGGCCAACAGGCTTGGTCTGTATCGAATCAAGGTCCAGCTGGAAAATTTGAGTCTCAAATACCTCAAGCCCGACGTGTACGCCCAGATTTCCGAGGGCATCGTCCGCTCCCAGGAGCAGGGCCAGGCCTATATCGACAAGGTCTGCGCCATGATTCAGAAGGTGCTTGCGGAAAATGACGTGCAGGGGCGGGTCAAGGGCCGCATCAAGCACATCTATTCCATTTACCATAAGATGAAGCAGCGCGGCCTGACCCTGGACCAGATTTTCGACATCATCGCCTTCCGGGTCATCGTCAACAACCTGCGCGAGTGCTACACCGTGCTGGGGCTGGTGCATTCTTTGTGGAAACCCGTGCCGGGCAAGTTCAAGGACTATATTTCCATGCCCAAGGCCAACATGTATCAGAGTCTGCACTCCACGGTCATTGGGCCGGACGGCGAGCGGATCGAAATTCAGATCCGGACCGAGGAAATGCACCAGTTGGCCGAGAACGGCGTGGCCGCGCATTGGGCCTACAAGGAGCGGGGCAGCAAGAAGGTCAAGGACGCGGATCGTTTTGCCTGGCTGCGCCAAATTCTGGATCTGGAGGGCGATCTCAAGGATTCGCGGGAGTTCATGTCATCCCTGAGTCTCGAACTCTTTCAGGACGAGGTCTATGTCTTCACACCCAAGGGACAGGTCAAGGAGCTGCCCGAGGGCGGCACGCCCGTGGATTTCGCCTACGCCATCCATACCGAGATCGGCAACCACTGCTCCGGAGCCAAGGTCAACGGCCGCATCGTGCCGCTCAATACCCCCCTCAAGAACGGCGACACGGTGGAAATTTTCACCGACGCCTCGCGCAGTCCGAGTCGGGATTGGCTCCAATTCGTCAAGTCCGGCAAGGCGAGGTCGCGGATCAAGCACTGGATTGGTACCGAGGAGCGGGAGCGCAGTCTGACCCTGGCCCGGGAACTGCTCGAAAAAGAAGGCCGCCGATTGGGGATCAACACCGCCAAGGTTTTGAAAAGCGGCGAGTTTGAAGCCCTGGCCAAGGAATTCTCCTTCAAGCAGGTCGATGATCTGCTGTCGGCCGTGGGTCACGGCCGGATCACGGCCCGTCAGGTGTTGCGCAAGCTTTTGCCCAAGGAAGAGCAAAAGCCCGAGGAGCGCAAAACCCAGGACCGTCCCGGCGCGACTCCGGCCAAGCCCAAGGATCCTGGCGACGCCATTTCCATCAAGGGCGTGGACGGGGTGCTTATCCGTTACGCCCAATGCTGCAACCCCCTGCCCGGCGATCCGATCATCGGCTACATCAGTCGTGGTCTGGGCGTGACCATTCACACCCAGGATTGCCCCAATGTCGCCAACATGGAGCCGGAGCGTCTGCTGGACGTCAGCTGGGGAGGTCAGGAGGAGGAATCCAAGGTCCTGCCGGCCCGGATCAAGGTCGTCTGCAAGAACCAGCGCGGCGTGCTGGGACAGGTCAGCGGGCTTTTGGCCCGTGAAGGAGTCAACATCGACTCCGGTCAGTTTTCGTCGGGAGTCGATGGCATGTCCGAGCTGGACTTGGTCATCGAGGTCAAGACCACCACCCAGCTCTATTCCGTCATCGACAAGTTGCGCAAACTCGACGCCGTGCACGAGGTTGTCCGCGCCGTGGCCGGGTGA